The segment AGGTCACCGAGACATAGTCCGGCGCGTGGCCCTTCAGTTTCTCAACCGCCTTGTCCAGCTGGTCGCGCTGTTCGTCGGTTTTGGGCGGAAAGAACTCGAAGCTGATGGCTGGCATGGGAAGGCACCCGGACACGATGGCTCCGAGTATATATCTTTGCATCCAGATGGAAAGATGGCTAATCGCCCGTTCACCGGACTGAGGCAAGATGGCCTTCCATCCGCCCATCCGCCTGGAGCCCTTCGATGCCGGCCTTCACCCCCGCCGTTCCGCCCTGTTCCGCCGACATGATCGCCCTGGTGGCCGATGCCAGCGACGGCGACTTCAACGGGATGTCGCACGGGGGCACCTACCTGGTGCTGACCAACAAGAGCGGCAAGGCGTGCATCGTCGCCGGCTTGCCCGCCGTCACGATGAAGGATGCGAAGGGGGCCGTGCTGCCGGTGGCACGCAAGGCGCCGGTCGGCATGCATCCGGGCCCGGCGATCGTCCCCGTGCGTATCGAGCCGGGCGCGAGTGCGCGGCTGTCGCTGCGCTGGGTGTCGGGCGAGGTGTTCGATCAGAGCCGTTGCCTGGATCCGGCGCGCGTCGAACTGCGCTTCGGCAACCAGGTGCTGGGCGCGCCGCTCAACGCGCATCTGTGCGGCGAAGCCGGCAAGTCCATCGATATCGACCAGTCGCCGCTTACGACGGCCCAGAAGTAACCGCTCGTTCGCGACGAAAAAAAGGGCGCCGGTAAGGGCGCCCTTTTCGTGTGTCGCTATGGTGCGATGGATCAGTAGCGGTAGTGGTCCGGCTTGTACGGGCCTTCCACCGGCACGCCGATGTAGTCGGCCTGGTCCTTGGTCAGCACGGTGAGCTTCACGCCGATCTGTTCCAGGTGCAGGCGCGCCACTTCTTCGTCCAGCTTCTTCGGCAGGCGGTACACGGTGTTCTCGTACTTATCCTTGTTCGCCCACAGGTCGAGCTGGGCGAGGGTCTGGTTCGAGAAGCTGTTCGACATGACGAAGCTCGGGTGGCCGTGGGCGCAGCCGAGGTTCACCAGGCGGCCTTCGGCCAGCATGTAGATGCTGTTGCCGGTAGCGTTGAAGGTGTAGCGGTCCACCTGCGGCTTGATGTTCTCGCGGGTGACGTCCTTCGCGCCGTTCAGGCGATCCATCTGGATCTCGTTGTCGAAGTGGCCGATGTTGCAGACCAGGG is part of the Luteibacter pinisoli genome and harbors:
- a CDS encoding DUF4232 domain-containing protein, encoding MPAFTPAVPPCSADMIALVADASDGDFNGMSHGGTYLVLTNKSGKACIVAGLPAVTMKDAKGAVLPVARKAPVGMHPGPAIVPVRIEPGASARLSLRWVSGEVFDQSRCLDPARVELRFGNQVLGAPLNAHLCGEAGKSIDIDQSPLTTAQK